The Pyrococcus kukulkanii genome contains a region encoding:
- a CDS encoding polysaccharide deacetylase family protein: MREYLRIIFQNETADPKDAKKLFEFYHLGDKKVEEITLNTILKVGNITPSSYSYLRYPNNKKFAVVLSHDVDLVRPSWRYYAYHLIKKPKIGFNLLIRQKNPYNTFEKIIELEKKFGTKSTFFFMAVDKDPTGIRYRIEDFKGTLRMILDEGFEVGLHGSYTAYNDLNQLKKEKSRLERVTGEKVQGYRNHYLRFKIPETWKLLEKAGFKYDSTIGYNDLVGFRGGVPYPFYGFDPASNETFKVLEIPLNVMDGTLFEYMRLSVDKAFELVKKLMDIVEEYHGILTLNWHNDKFDGIYWRHYEELYVKILKEAKKRDAWLTNGIELVEWWVNENLGD; encoded by the coding sequence ATGAGAGAATACCTAAGGATCATATTCCAAAACGAAACTGCTGATCCCAAGGATGCCAAGAAACTTTTCGAATTTTATCATTTGGGTGACAAAAAAGTTGAGGAAATAACATTGAACACTATACTTAAAGTTGGTAATATCACTCCCTCGTCTTATTCCTATTTGCGATATCCTAACAACAAAAAATTTGCAGTTGTGCTAAGCCATGATGTAGATTTAGTGAGGCCATCTTGGAGGTATTATGCATATCATTTAATTAAGAAGCCTAAAATTGGGTTCAATCTCCTTATAAGGCAGAAAAATCCCTACAACACTTTTGAAAAGATAATCGAACTTGAAAAGAAATTTGGGACAAAATCGACATTCTTCTTCATGGCCGTAGACAAAGACCCAACTGGAATTAGATACAGGATTGAAGACTTCAAAGGGACGCTTCGAATGATTCTTGATGAGGGATTTGAAGTTGGTCTTCATGGTAGTTATACTGCTTATAACGATTTAAATCAGCTAAAGAAAGAGAAAAGCAGGCTGGAAAGAGTTACTGGGGAGAAAGTCCAAGGATATCGCAACCATTATCTCAGGTTCAAAATACCTGAAACCTGGAAACTTCTCGAAAAAGCTGGATTTAAATATGACTCGACTATTGGTTACAACGATTTGGTGGGCTTTAGGGGAGGTGTTCCTTACCCATTCTACGGTTTCGATCCTGCCAGTAATGAAACATTTAAGGTTCTTGAAATACCGCTGAACGTTATGGATGGGACGCTCTTTGAATATATGCGCCTCTCAGTAGATAAAGCGTTTGAGCTTGTGAAAAAACTCATGGATATTGTGGAGGAATATCATGGAATATTGACATTAAACTGGCATAACGACAAGTTTGATGGAATATACTGGAGACATTACGAAGAACTCTACGTGAAGATTCTTAAGGAAGCAA